The proteins below are encoded in one region of Paraburkholderia phenazinium:
- a CDS encoding efflux RND transporter permease subunit has product MAKFFIDRPIFAWVIAIILMLAGLASIFTLPIAQYPTIAPPAVQISATYPGASAKTVENTVTQVIEQQMSGLDHLLYISSTSDDSGTATITLTFAAGTNPDIAQVQVQNKLQLATPLLPQAVQQLGTKVTKSSSSFLLVMAFNSEDGSMNKYDLANYVASNIEDPVSRIDGVGTVTLFGSQYAMRIWLDANKLTNFGLTPVDVQTALTAQNVQVAGGSLGGTPAVPGQALQATISEATLLQTPEQFGNILLKVNQDGSRVLLKDVARIDLGGENYNFDTKYNGVPTAGFGIQLATGANALATAKAVRAKVDQLSKYFPHGLVVKYPYDTTPFVRLSIEEVVKTLLEGIVLVFLVMYLFLQNLRATLIPTIAVPVVLLGTFAIMSAVGFSINVLSMFGLVLAIGLLVDDAIVVVENVERVMAEEGLSPRDATRKAMDQITGALVGVALVLSAVFVPVAFSGGSVGAIYRQFSLTIVSAMVLSVLVALVLTPALCATILKPIPQGHHEEKKGFFGWFNRTFEKSRDKYHSGVHHVIKRSGRWLIIYLVVIVAVGMLFVRLPKSFLPDEDQGTMFVLVQTPSGSTQETTAHALKDISDYLLDKEKGIVESVFTVNGFSFAGRGQNAGLVFVRMKDYSQRQHADEKVQALVGRLFMHFAGYKNALVYPVNPPSIPELGTASGFDFELEDRAGLGHEKLMEARNMLLGMAAKDPVLAQVRPNGLNDTPQFNVTIDHEKAAALGVSLATIDQTFSIAWASAYVNNFLDTDSRIKKVYLQADAPFRMNPEDLNDWYVRNGAGTMVPFSAFTTGTWAYGSPKLERYNGISAVEIQGAAAPGKSTGQANAAIEAIAAKLPAGIGYEWTGLSFQEIQSGSQAPILYGISILVVFLCLAALYESWSIPFSVIMVVPLGVLGALLAATLRGLENDVFFQVGLLTTVGLSAKNAILIVEFARELQQGEGMGPVEAALEAARLRLRPILMTSLAFILGVMPLAISNGAGSASQHAIGTGVIGGMLTATFLAIFMIPMFFVVVRAKFGGEKEDPDAALEHYNQHHPHDPQGDGHDGSGSGKEGH; this is encoded by the coding sequence ATGGCAAAGTTTTTTATCGATCGCCCTATTTTTGCATGGGTGATCGCCATCATTTTGATGCTCGCGGGCCTCGCGTCGATCTTTACGCTACCGATCGCGCAATACCCGACCATCGCGCCGCCGGCCGTGCAGATCAGCGCAACGTACCCGGGCGCATCGGCGAAGACGGTGGAAAACACCGTCACGCAGGTGATCGAGCAGCAGATGAGCGGTCTCGACCACTTGCTGTATATCTCGTCCACTTCCGATGACTCGGGTACGGCCACCATCACGTTGACGTTCGCTGCCGGCACCAATCCTGACATCGCACAGGTGCAGGTGCAGAACAAGCTGCAGTTGGCTACGCCGCTGCTTCCGCAGGCCGTGCAGCAGCTCGGTACGAAGGTCACCAAGTCGAGCAGCAGCTTCCTGCTCGTGATGGCCTTCAACTCCGAAGACGGCAGCATGAACAAGTACGACCTGGCGAACTACGTCGCGTCGAACATCGAAGACCCGGTCAGCCGGATCGACGGTGTGGGTACGGTCACGCTGTTCGGCTCGCAGTACGCCATGCGGATCTGGCTCGATGCGAACAAGCTCACCAACTTCGGTCTCACGCCGGTCGATGTGCAGACCGCGTTGACCGCGCAGAACGTGCAGGTCGCCGGCGGCTCGCTCGGCGGCACGCCGGCGGTACCGGGTCAGGCACTGCAGGCCACGATCAGCGAAGCAACACTGCTGCAGACGCCGGAGCAGTTCGGCAACATTCTGCTGAAGGTGAATCAGGACGGCTCGCGCGTGCTGCTGAAGGACGTGGCGCGCATCGATCTGGGCGGCGAAAACTACAACTTCGACACCAAGTACAACGGTGTGCCGACGGCCGGCTTCGGCATTCAGCTGGCCACGGGCGCCAACGCGCTGGCTACGGCCAAGGCGGTGCGCGCGAAGGTCGACCAGTTGTCGAAGTACTTCCCGCACGGTCTTGTCGTGAAGTATCCGTATGACACGACACCATTCGTGCGCCTGTCGATCGAAGAAGTGGTCAAGACGCTGCTCGAAGGGATCGTGCTGGTGTTCCTGGTCATGTACCTGTTCCTGCAAAACCTGCGCGCGACGTTGATTCCGACGATCGCGGTGCCGGTGGTGCTGCTCGGTACGTTCGCGATCATGAGCGCGGTGGGCTTCTCGATCAACGTGCTGTCCATGTTCGGGCTGGTGCTCGCCATCGGTCTGCTGGTGGACGATGCGATCGTGGTGGTGGAGAACGTCGAGCGGGTGATGGCCGAAGAGGGCCTGTCGCCACGCGACGCGACCCGCAAGGCCATGGACCAGATTACCGGTGCGCTGGTCGGTGTGGCGCTCGTGCTGTCGGCGGTGTTCGTGCCGGTGGCGTTCTCGGGCGGCTCGGTGGGCGCCATTTACCGGCAGTTCTCGCTGACCATCGTGTCGGCGATGGTGCTGTCCGTGCTGGTCGCATTGGTGTTGACGCCGGCACTCTGCGCGACGATTCTCAAACCGATTCCGCAGGGTCATCACGAAGAGAAGAAGGGTTTCTTCGGCTGGTTCAACCGGACCTTCGAGAAGAGCCGCGACAAGTACCACAGTGGTGTGCACCACGTGATCAAGCGCTCGGGCCGCTGGCTCATCATCTACCTGGTGGTGATCGTGGCGGTGGGCATGCTGTTCGTGCGTCTGCCGAAGTCGTTCCTGCCGGATGAAGACCAGGGCACGATGTTCGTGCTGGTGCAGACGCCGTCGGGCTCGACCCAGGAGACCACCGCGCATGCACTGAAGGACATTTCCGACTACCTGCTCGACAAAGAGAAGGGCATCGTGGAATCCGTCTTCACAGTGAACGGTTTCAGCTTTGCCGGCCGCGGCCAGAACGCGGGTCTCGTGTTCGTGCGGATGAAGGACTACTCGCAGCGCCAACATGCTGACGAGAAGGTTCAGGCACTCGTAGGCCGCCTGTTCATGCACTTCGCGGGCTATAAGAATGCGCTGGTGTATCCGGTCAACCCACCGTCGATTCCGGAACTGGGTACGGCATCGGGATTCGACTTTGAACTGGAAGACCGTGCAGGGCTTGGCCACGAGAAGCTGATGGAAGCGCGCAACATGCTGCTCGGCATGGCCGCGAAGGATCCGGTGTTGGCGCAGGTGCGTCCGAACGGGCTGAACGACACGCCGCAGTTCAACGTGACGATCGACCATGAGAAGGCTGCCGCGCTCGGCGTGTCGCTCGCCACGATCGATCAGACGTTCTCGATCGCCTGGGCATCGGCCTATGTGAACAACTTCCTCGATACCGACAGCCGGATCAAGAAGGTGTACCTGCAGGCCGACGCACCGTTCCGGATGAACCCGGAAGATCTGAACGACTGGTACGTGCGCAACGGCGCCGGCACGATGGTCCCGTTCTCGGCGTTCACGACCGGCACGTGGGCCTACGGTTCGCCGAAGCTCGAGCGCTACAACGGTATTTCCGCGGTGGAAATCCAGGGTGCGGCTGCGCCTGGCAAGAGTACGGGTCAGGCGAACGCCGCAATCGAGGCGATTGCGGCCAAGCTGCCGGCGGGTATTGGTTACGAGTGGACAGGTCTGTCGTTCCAGGAAATCCAGTCTGGTTCGCAAGCGCCTATCCTCTACGGCATCTCTATCCTCGTGGTGTTCCTGTGTCTCGCGGCGCTGTATGAAAGCTGGTCGATCCCGTTCTCGGTGATCATGGTGGTGCCGCTCGGCGTGTTGGGCGCACTGCTGGCCGCTACGCTGCGCGGCCTCGAGAACGACGTGTTCTTCCAGGTGGGTCTGTTGACCACCGTGGGGTTGTCGGCGAAGAACGCGATTCTGATCGTGGAATTCGCCCGCGAACTGCAGCAGGGTGAAGGCATGGGGCCGGTCGAGGCCGCGCTGGAAGCCGCGCGTCTACGGTTGCGGCCAATCCTGATGACCTCGCTCGCGTTCATTCTCGGTGTGATGCCGCTGGCTATCAGTAACGGTGCTGGGTCTGCGAGCCAGCATGCAATTGGTACCGGCGTGATCGGCGGGATGCTGACGGCGACCTTCCTCGCGATTTTCATGATCCCGATGTTCTTCGTCGTGGTTCGTGCGAAGTTCGGCGGCGAGAAGGAAGATCCGGATGCGGCGCTCGAACACTATAACCAGCACCATCCTCATGATCCGCAGGGCGACGGTCATGATGGAAGCGGCTCGGGCAAGGAAGGACATTGA
- the fghA gene encoding S-formylglutathione hydrolase, which produces MLELLANHTCYGGAQRIYKHESKVIGLPMRFAVYLPPQATQGADAAEVKVPALFYLAGLTCTEETFPIKAGAQRFAAQHGIALIAPDTSPRGAGIPGESAAWDFGVGAGFYVDATEEPWSKHFRMYSYVRDELRETVLANLPVDGERLGIFGHSMGGHGALMLALRNPQIYRSVSAFAPIAAPSIAPWGEKAFGGYLGQDREAWKAYDASELVANTSHKFAEGILIDQGLSDQFLSEQLYPDVFEAACHAAGQPLMLRRHVGYDHGYFFISTFIEDHIAHHAKVLLA; this is translated from the coding sequence ATGCTCGAACTGCTAGCCAATCACACCTGCTACGGCGGCGCGCAGCGTATCTACAAGCATGAGTCGAAGGTAATCGGGCTGCCGATGCGTTTTGCGGTGTATCTGCCGCCGCAAGCCACGCAGGGAGCCGATGCCGCGGAGGTGAAGGTGCCGGCGCTGTTCTACCTCGCGGGTCTCACCTGTACCGAGGAAACCTTCCCGATCAAGGCAGGCGCGCAGCGCTTCGCCGCGCAGCACGGGATTGCGCTGATCGCACCGGACACCAGTCCGCGCGGTGCGGGTATCCCGGGCGAAAGCGCGGCATGGGACTTCGGCGTGGGTGCGGGGTTCTATGTCGATGCGACCGAGGAACCCTGGTCGAAGCACTTCCGGATGTACTCGTACGTGCGCGACGAACTGCGAGAAACGGTGCTGGCGAATCTGCCGGTGGACGGCGAGCGGCTCGGCATCTTCGGTCACTCGATGGGCGGCCACGGCGCGCTGATGCTGGCGCTACGCAATCCACAGATTTACCGCTCGGTGTCGGCGTTCGCGCCGATTGCGGCGCCCTCGATCGCTCCGTGGGGCGAGAAGGCGTTCGGCGGATATCTGGGCCAGGATCGGGAAGCGTGGAAGGCGTACGACGCGAGCGAACTGGTGGCGAACACGTCGCACAAGTTCGCGGAGGGGATTCTGATCGATCAGGGTCTGTCGGACCAGTTTCTTTCCGAGCAGTTATACCCCGATGTGTTCGAAGCGGCGTGCCATGCCGCGGGACAGCCATTGATGTTGCGGCGTCACGTGGGTTACGACCACGGGTACTTTTTCATCTCGACGTTCATCGAGGATCACATTGCGCATCACGCGAAGGTTTTGCTCGCCTGA
- a CDS encoding efflux transporter outer membrane subunit yields MQKHSLIAVAVAFLAAACTMEPKYDRPAEPVSGTFPTDGVYATQPGPANGGARSANAQAASDIGWRDFFVDPRLQRLIEIALKNNRDLRVSVLNIQQSQAQYRVVRAGLLPSVSAAGSETRTRTPADLALPGEELSTEYSVGLNASWELDFFGRIRSLKDQALDQYLATAQARKAAEISLVSQVADQYLTVLSYDDLLKVTEGTLKTAQESYRINKLQFDNGTGSELDLRQAQTVVEQANANYQAEARLRAQAVNALVLLVGEPLPDDLPPGLTLDNQNLLTDVPAGLPSDLLTRRPDIMEAEENLLAANANIGAARAAFFPKISLTGNFGTLSPTLGTLFKPGSAAWGFTPTITLPIFAGGENKANLDLAHVQKNIQVATYEKAIQTAFREVADGLAARGTYDEQIAALERDTFAEQRRLDLSDLRYRNGVDSYLSVLTAQTDLYSAQQALISARVARLTNLVDLYQSLGGGWIEHSGDQPRPADAPVDYSAAPGATAAASAPAVN; encoded by the coding sequence ATGCAAAAACACTCTTTGATAGCAGTGGCGGTCGCGTTCCTCGCTGCAGCTTGCACGATGGAGCCGAAGTACGACCGGCCGGCCGAACCGGTGTCGGGAACGTTTCCGACGGACGGCGTCTACGCGACGCAGCCGGGCCCGGCGAACGGCGGCGCGCGTAGCGCGAACGCCCAGGCTGCGTCCGATATCGGCTGGCGCGATTTCTTCGTCGATCCGCGCCTGCAACGGTTGATCGAGATTGCGTTGAAGAACAACCGCGATCTGCGCGTGTCGGTGCTGAATATCCAGCAATCGCAGGCGCAGTACCGGGTGGTGCGCGCGGGGCTTCTGCCTTCGGTCAGCGCGGCGGGTTCGGAGACGCGCACGCGTACTCCGGCGGATCTCGCGCTGCCGGGCGAGGAGCTCAGCACCGAATATTCTGTCGGACTGAATGCCTCGTGGGAACTCGACTTCTTCGGCCGGATTCGCAGCCTGAAGGATCAGGCGTTGGATCAATACCTCGCCACGGCGCAGGCGCGTAAGGCGGCGGAGATCTCGCTGGTGTCGCAGGTGGCGGATCAGTATCTGACGGTGCTGTCGTATGACGATCTGCTGAAGGTCACCGAAGGCACGCTGAAGACCGCGCAGGAATCGTATCGGATCAACAAGCTGCAGTTCGACAACGGCACAGGTTCCGAGCTCGATCTGCGCCAGGCGCAAACGGTGGTCGAGCAGGCCAACGCGAACTACCAGGCCGAGGCGCGCTTGCGTGCCCAGGCGGTCAACGCGCTGGTGCTGCTGGTTGGCGAGCCGTTGCCTGACGATCTGCCGCCGGGTCTGACGCTCGACAACCAGAATCTCCTCACGGATGTTCCGGCTGGCTTGCCGTCGGATCTGTTGACGCGGCGTCCGGACATCATGGAAGCCGAGGAGAACCTGCTGGCCGCCAACGCGAATATCGGTGCAGCGCGCGCAGCGTTCTTCCCGAAGATTTCGTTGACGGGCAACTTCGGCACGCTGAGTCCGACGTTGGGTACGCTGTTCAAGCCGGGTTCGGCGGCGTGGGGTTTCACACCGACGATCACCTTGCCGATTTTCGCTGGCGGTGAGAACAAGGCTAACCTCGATCTCGCTCACGTGCAGAAGAACATCCAGGTCGCGACGTACGAAAAGGCGATCCAGACGGCCTTCCGCGAAGTGGCGGACGGACTCGCGGCGCGCGGCACGTACGACGAGCAGATTGCGGCGCTCGAACGCGATACCTTCGCGGAACAGCGGCGTCTGGATCTGTCGGATCTGCGTTATCGCAATGGTGTGGACAGCTATCTGTCGGTGCTGACTGCGCAGACCGATCTGTATTCGGCGCAGCAGGCACTGATTTCGGCGCGGGTCGCGCGGCTGACGAACCTGGTCGATCTGTATCAGTCGCTCGGTGGTGGGTGGATCGAACACAGCGGCGATCAACCGCGTCCGGCCGATGCGCCGGTGGACTACAGCGCGGCGCCGGGTGCAACGGCGGCGGCTTCTGCGCCCGCGGTGAACTAG
- a CDS encoding S-(hydroxymethyl)glutathione dehydrogenase/class III alcohol dehydrogenase — protein sequence MKTKAAIAWKAGAPLTIEEVDLEGPRAGEVLIEVKATGICHTDYYTLSGADPEGIFPAILGHEGAGVIVDVGPGVGTLKKGDHVIPLYTPECRQCKFCLSRKTNLCQAIRSTQGKGLMPDATSRFSLDGKPLFHYMGTSTFSNYIVVPEIAVAKVREDAPFDKICYIGCGVTTGVGAVVYSAKVEAGANVVVFGLGGIGLNVIQGAKMVGADKIIGVDLNPGRVELAKKFGMTHFINPTEVENVVDHIVQLTDGGADYSFECIGNTKVMRQALECTHKGWGQSFIIGVAAAGEEISTRPFQLVTGRQWKGSAFGGARGRTDVPKIVDWYMEGKINIDDLITHRLPLDRINEGFDLMKKGESIRSVVLY from the coding sequence ATGAAGACGAAAGCAGCCATCGCATGGAAGGCCGGCGCACCGTTGACGATCGAGGAAGTCGATCTGGAAGGGCCGCGTGCCGGCGAAGTGCTGATCGAAGTGAAAGCCACCGGCATCTGCCACACCGACTACTACACGTTGTCGGGCGCGGACCCGGAAGGCATCTTCCCAGCGATTCTCGGCCATGAAGGCGCGGGCGTAATCGTCGATGTCGGGCCGGGCGTCGGCACCCTGAAGAAGGGCGATCACGTGATTCCGCTCTACACGCCGGAGTGCCGTCAGTGCAAGTTCTGTCTGTCGCGCAAGACCAATCTCTGCCAGGCGATTCGATCGACGCAGGGCAAAGGGCTCATGCCGGATGCCACTTCGCGCTTCTCTCTGGACGGCAAGCCGTTGTTCCATTACATGGGGACGTCGACGTTCTCGAACTACATCGTCGTGCCGGAGATCGCGGTGGCGAAGGTCCGTGAAGACGCGCCGTTCGACAAGATCTGCTACATCGGCTGCGGTGTGACGACTGGCGTCGGCGCAGTGGTGTACTCGGCCAAGGTCGAGGCGGGTGCGAATGTGGTGGTGTTCGGTCTCGGCGGGATCGGGCTGAACGTGATCCAGGGCGCGAAGATGGTGGGCGCGGACAAGATCATCGGCGTCGATCTGAACCCGGGGCGCGTCGAACTCGCAAAGAAGTTCGGCATGACGCACTTCATCAACCCGACTGAAGTCGAGAACGTCGTCGATCATATCGTTCAACTGACCGATGGCGGCGCCGACTACTCGTTCGAATGCATCGGCAACACGAAGGTGATGCGCCAGGCGCTCGAGTGCACGCACAAGGGCTGGGGACAGTCGTTCATCATCGGCGTGGCAGCAGCGGGTGAAGAAATCAGCACGCGTCCGTTCCAGCTCGTGACGGGCCGTCAATGGAAGGGCTCCGCGTTCGGCGGCGCGCGTGGCCGCACTGATGTGCCGAAGATCGTCGACTGGTATATGGAAGGCAAGATCAACATCGACGATCTGATCACGCACCGTCTGCCGCTCGATCGCATCAACGAAGGCTTCGACCTGATGAAGAAGGGCGAGTCGATCCGCTCGGTCGTGCTGTACTGA
- a CDS encoding nucleobase:cation symporter-2 family protein: MQSNTVHPCDERLPAGQLLTLGIQHVLVMYAGAVAVPLIVGSALKLPKDQIAFLISADLFSCGIATLIQTLGLWIFGIRLPVIMGCTFAAVGPMVAIGTNPSLGILDIFGSTIAAGVVGILLAPAVGKLLRFFPPVVIGVVISVIGLSLMEVGINWAAGGVGNPDYGNPVYLGLSLVVLTLILLINKFGKGFVANISVLLGIVAGFVIAALLGRVNMAGVTAAPWVGIVMPFHFGLPHFDPLAIATMVTVMFVTFIESTGMFLAVGDMVDRPVDQKTLVRGLRVDGLGTLIGGIFNSFPHTSFSQNVGLIGVTGVKSRFVCATGGVILVLLGLFPKMAQVVASVPAFVLGGAGIVMFGMVAANGIKVLSKVDFVKNHHNLFIVAVSIGLGLVPVVSPQFFSRLPPALSPLLHSGILLASVSAVVLNLVFNGVKGERTARREIRRAGHDFDGRGGNEEAAPGDEMLRAADLH, from the coding sequence ATGCAATCGAACACGGTTCACCCGTGCGACGAGCGACTGCCCGCAGGCCAGTTGCTCACGCTCGGCATTCAGCACGTCCTCGTCATGTATGCCGGCGCAGTGGCGGTGCCGCTGATCGTCGGCAGCGCGCTCAAACTGCCGAAGGATCAGATTGCGTTCCTGATCAGCGCCGATCTCTTCTCCTGCGGCATCGCCACGCTGATCCAGACGCTCGGCCTGTGGATCTTCGGCATTCGCCTGCCCGTCATCATGGGCTGCACGTTTGCGGCCGTCGGCCCGATGGTGGCGATCGGCACCAACCCGAGTCTGGGCATTCTCGATATCTTCGGTTCGACGATCGCGGCCGGCGTGGTGGGCATATTACTGGCCCCTGCTGTCGGCAAGCTGTTGCGGTTCTTCCCGCCCGTGGTGATCGGCGTGGTGATCTCGGTGATCGGCTTGTCGCTGATGGAGGTCGGTATCAACTGGGCGGCCGGCGGTGTCGGCAATCCTGATTACGGCAATCCGGTGTATCTGGGCCTGTCGCTCGTCGTGCTCACGCTGATCCTGCTGATCAACAAGTTCGGCAAAGGCTTCGTGGCCAACATCTCCGTGTTGCTCGGCATCGTCGCAGGCTTTGTGATCGCCGCGCTGCTTGGCCGCGTCAACATGGCAGGTGTGACGGCCGCGCCGTGGGTTGGCATCGTGATGCCGTTCCACTTCGGCCTGCCGCACTTCGATCCGCTCGCCATCGCGACGATGGTCACCGTGATGTTCGTCACGTTCATCGAATCGACCGGCATGTTCCTCGCGGTCGGCGATATGGTGGACCGCCCCGTGGATCAGAAGACGCTCGTGCGTGGCCTGCGTGTGGATGGGTTGGGTACGTTGATCGGCGGCATCTTCAACTCGTTCCCGCACACATCGTTCTCGCAGAACGTGGGGCTGATCGGCGTGACGGGTGTGAAAAGCCGCTTCGTCTGCGCGACGGGCGGTGTGATCCTCGTGCTGCTTGGTCTGTTTCCGAAGATGGCTCAGGTGGTCGCATCGGTGCCGGCGTTCGTGCTCGGCGGCGCTGGCATCGTGATGTTCGGGATGGTGGCCGCGAACGGCATCAAGGTGCTGTCGAAGGTCGACTTCGTGAAGAACCACCACAACCTGTTCATCGTCGCGGTGAGTATCGGTCTTGGTCTCGTGCCAGTGGTATCACCGCAGTTTTTCTCCAGGCTGCCGCCGGCGCTTTCGCCGCTATTGCATAGCGGGATTCTGTTGGCATCGGTGTCTGCGGTCGTGCTGAATCTCGTGTTTAACGGCGTCAAAGGAGAGCGTACCGCGAGGCGCGAAATCCGCCGCGCCGGGCATGATTTCGATGGGCGTGGCGGCAATGAAGAAGCCGCTCCTGGCGATGAAATGCTGAGGGCTGCGGATCTGCACTGA